From the genome of Miscanthus floridulus cultivar M001 chromosome 10, ASM1932011v1, whole genome shotgun sequence, one region includes:
- the LOC136486700 gene encoding uncharacterized protein, with amino-acid sequence MEPRRLERLVSLLCCIAAITCRLHAQAQAQTTLQHTKSSTHTGAVGRNLSELGNRSESVLSRRTRRVDPLEGLRKYEGGYNITDKHYWSSAIFTGRSGYVMSGLWIIGGIIFVVVLLVSKIFFPKKKERYTDFDYFLERYQILTVILCILLTVFVIVSSAVALRGTVQFHSRAESVKEIIGTTALEATATIYNITGAIEKMQNTSKLYNYTSQAWDHLNSTVEALNSEAVEIQAKAEKNMRLVSKGNRILELVTILCVTLNLVALLVLLVGRPLRLQKLCCLCMAFCWILTALFWMYFGLYYFFDKFAGDTCVALDEYQLNPQNSTLGTIIPCSEKLSADVILHDVGAGIHDIIDQVNSNIYTIKSEYPVKQLDYICNPFTGPPQYQYRPENCPSGAATIGDIPQILKRLTCSDFGGGANCRPADLSSAIDYDKVQSYTSSIQNVLDIFPGTERLVSCELVKAGFADIVGNQCAPLRRGARAAWAALAALSASMVLLILLVLVATNARHPGDDRLSVRHLTSSTNSEISEVEFAEMHAKKVRIRVGP; translated from the exons ATGGAACCGAGGAGGTTAGAGCGGTTAGTGTCCCTGCTCTGCTGCATTGCGGCAATCACATGCAGGCTACACGCACAAGCTCAGGCCCAAACAACTCTGCAACACACCAAAAGCTCAACTCACACTGGAGCAG TGGGTAGGAATTTGTCAGAGTTGGGAAACAGATCAGAGAGTGTGCTCTCAAGAAGAACGAGGAGAGTTGATCCTCTTGAAGGACTGAGGAAATATGAGGGAGGGTACAACATCACTGACAAGCACTACTGGAGT TCGGCCATATTTACAGGTAGATCTGGATATGTGATGTCAGGATTATGGATTATCGGTGGCATCATTTTTGTTGTAGTTCTTCTCGTCTCCAAGATTTTCTtcccaaaaaagaaagaaagatacaCTGACTTCGACTATTTCCTTGAGAGATATCAAATTTTGACTGTGATACTCTGTATCCTCCTTACAGTTTTCGTCAT AGTTTCTTCAGCAGTTGCGCTTCGTGGCACGGTACAATTCCACTCAAGAGCAGAATCTGTGAAAGAGATAATCGGGACGACTGCACTTGAGGCTACAGCAACAATTTACAACATAACAGGTGCCATTGAGAAGATGCAGAACACATCAAAGCTGTACAACTACACCAGCCAAGCTTGGGATCATCTGAACTCCACAGTTGAGGCGCTCAACTCCGAAGCCGTGGAGATTCAGGCGAAGGCAGAGAAGAACATGCGCTTGGTTAGCAAGGGAAACAGGATTCT GGAACTTGTGACAATTTTATGTGTGACACTGAATCTTGTCGCACTACTGGTGTTGCTGG TAGGGAGGCCTCTAAGGCTGCAAAAGCTGTGTTGCTT GTGCATGGCCTTCTGCTGGATATTGACAGCCCTATTCTGGATGTACTTCGGTCTGTACTACTTCTTCGACAAGTTTGCCGGGGACACGTGTGTCGCCCTGGATGAGTACCAGTTGAACCCTCAGAACAGCACGCTGGGCACCATCATACCCTGCAGCGAGAAGCTCTCCGCTGACGTGATCCTGCACGACGTCGGTGCAGGCATCCATGACATCATTGACCAGGTGAATTCAAACATTTACACGATCAAATCAGAGTACCCGGTGAAGCAGCTGGACTACATCTGCAACCCCTTCACGGGACCGCCGCAGTACCAGTACAGGCCGGAGAACTGCCCCTCCGGCGCCGCCACCATCGGTGACATCCCGCAG ATCCTGAAGAGGCTGACGTGCTCGGACTTCGGCGGCGGCGCCAACTGCCGCCCGGCCGACCTCTCGTCGGCGATCGACTACGACAAGGTGCAGTCGTACACGAGCTCCATCCAGAACGTGCTGGACATCTTCCCGGGCACGGAGCGGCTGGTGAGCTGTGAGCTGGTGAAGGCCGGCTTCGCGGACATCGTGGGCAACCAGTGCGCCCCGCTGCGACGCGGCGCGCGCGCTGCGTGGGCCGCGCTCGCCGCGCTGTCCGCGTCCATGGTGTTGCTGATTCTGCTCGTGCTCGTGGCGACCAACGCGCGCCACCCAGGCGACGACCGTCTGTCCGTGCGGCACCTCACGTCGTCGACCAACTCGGAGATCTCGGAGGTGGAGTTCGCCGAGATGCACGCCAAGAAAGTGCGGATCAGGGTTGGGCCATGA